A section of the Salminus brasiliensis chromosome 10, fSalBra1.hap2, whole genome shotgun sequence genome encodes:
- the cfl2 gene encoding cofilin-2, whose product MASGVTVNDEVIKVFNDMKVRKSSTSDEVKKRKKAVLFCLSDDKKKIIVEEGKQILVGDIGETVDDPYACFVKLLPLNDCRYGLYDATYETKESKKEDLVFIFWAPEGAPLKSKMIYASSKDAIKKKFTGIKHEWQVNGLDDIQDRSTLADKLGGNVVVSLEGRPL is encoded by the exons ATG GCTTCAGGAGTCACAGTAAATGATGAAGTCATCAAAGTCTTCAACGACATGAAGGTGCGAAAGTCCTCAACCTCGGACGAGGTAAAAAAGCGCAAGAAGGCAGTGCTGTTCTGTCTCAGTGATGACAAGAAGAAGATTATTGTAGAGGAGGGCAAGCAAATCTTAGTTGGTGATATTGGAGAGACTGTTGATGATCCCTATGCCTGCTTTGTAAAGCTCCTACCTCTTAACGACTGCAGATATGGCTTATATGATGCCACATACGAAACAAAAGAGTCCAAGAAAGAAGACCTGGTATTTATATTTTG GGCCCCTGAGGGAGCACCATTAAAAAGCAAGATGATTTATGCTAGCTCTAAAGATGCCATTAAAAAGAAGTTTAcag GTATCAAACATGAATGGCAAGTCAATGGTTTAGATGACATTCAGGACCGCTCAACCTTGGCAGACAAATTGGGAGGCAATGTGGTTGTATCTCTGGAAGGGCGACCATTGTAA